The sequence ACGCGCGCTTTGCGCGCCCGGCGACGCTGCTGGCTGTGGCCCTGCTGTTGGGTACATCGAATGCCTTCGCCGATCAGTACCGCAGTGAAGTGCGCGAGTTGCCGCAGACGCCGCCCGAAATCGGTCAGCAGGATCCGGCGGTGTTGTTGAAGAAAACGCGGGAGCCGTACCCACGCGCCCTGCTGCTGCGCGAGCTGGCTGCACGTGAGGCTGCGGCAGGGCGCTACAGGCAGGCGGCGGACTATCTCGATCAGGCCCTGGCGACGGGCGCGCTGTCGGGCGTAGCCGCACAGGCGATGCGTGAGGACCTCGCCGGGCTGCGCAGCGCCAGTGGCGACCCTGACGCCGTGATCGGCAGCCTGGAGCCGATGCGGCGATCCGGTCGTACGATGTCGCCCGCGCAGCGCGCCGCCCTTGGCGCCGCCTATGCGCGTAAACGGCGCTACACCGAAGCCTTGCCCCTGCTGCGCTCGGCGGTGGAGGCGGCCGGCGCCGCCGTGGACCTGTCCTGGCTGCGCGCCCTGCTGGCGGTCCATGCCGGGCTGGGTGATGACGCCGCGGCGGCCGATCTCGCATTGCGGGTGCTGCGTCGCGCTCCGCAACAGGACCAGTCCTGGCTCGACGCGGCAGCCTGGCAGCTCAAGGCAAAGCGCGATACGCGCGCCCAGGCTCTGCTGGAACTGGCTGCGCGGCAGGGCATGCTCAGTGAACCGGAACAGCGCATGCAGTTGCTGCGCCTGACGGCCCGTATCGGGGCACCGTTTCAGGCGGCTTCATTGCTGCGTCGTTGGATCGAAGACGGCACCGTGCCATCGTCGGCTGAGCGGCGGCATCTGCTGGCCCAGCTCTGGCTCGCCGCGCGCGAAGCGCAGCTCGCGAGCACTGCGATCGAGGCCTCCTTGCAGGATCGAACCGATCCGCAACTGCTGGTGCAGCTGGCGCAGATCCACATGGATCAGGAGCGCTACGCCGAGGCCGAGCGGGCTTTTGAACGCGCCATCGCCGCCGGTGACGATGGCGCGGACGTACATTTCTCGCTGGCGATGGCGCGCTATCAGCAGGCCGATATAGACGGTGCGTTGGCCGCACTGAGCAGTGGTCCGCGCGGCGACGCCGCGCAGCAGAAACTGTCGAGGTCCTGGAGCGACTATCTGCAGTCAGGCCGTGCGCGTGAGCAGGCGATGCGTGCCGCCGTGGAACGACCGGCTCAGCAACGGGGTGCGCCCGACAATCTGCAGGCACGTCTCGGTGGAGGCTTCGAGGAACGACGCCTTGATGTGACACCGACCGCTACAGGCAGGTCCGGCGATGGGTTGACGCCGGTCGGCGCCGACAGCCGGGGCAACGCTGATGGCACGATCCCGCCCTGGACCGGAAAAACAGTGTCGGTCAGCGAGCGCGTGCCCGAATTCACGATCAATGCCGCGAATCAGGCGCGTTATGCCGACAAGCTGGCTCCGGGCTATCGCGCGATGTTCGAGGCCTACCCCGATTTTGCGATGCCGGTTCATGCCAGCCAGCGCAGCGTCGTGTATCCGCAGGCGATCGAAATCGCCAGCGCCGACAACCTGGAACGCGCGAAGCTCGTGGGTGCGGATACCTTGACCGGCGCGCGCCTGGGCTTTCCGTTCATCCATCCACAAACGGGCGTTGAGGTGATGTGGAATCACCGCCTGCGTTGGCGCGGCAATTCCATGGAGCGGCGCACCACCCAGGTGGTGGTGCAGGCGAATGGCGCCACCAGCAGCCGCATCAAGCAACACGAGCGCCTGCTGGCCCGATACGCCAATCTGGACGCGCCGTCGGATCTGCAGCAGGACAATGTGCTGCTGTACTACCTCACTTGGTTTACCGGCAGCGGTGACGACTTTCTGGCTTTGGTGCACGAAACCGCCAATGCGGAGCGGTCGCCGCGCGCGCTGTGGGTACAACCGCCCGGCGTGCCGCGCCTGTTCCGCCTGCCGCCGGTCGGCTACGACCAAGCGTTTCCGGGTTCCGAGGGCCTGTATTTCGTGGACATGCTGGACATGTACAACGGCCCGTTCGATCGTTATGTGTGGAAGCTTGCCGGCAAACGCGAGCTGTACCTCCCGTACAACAACCACAAGCTGGCGGAGGGCGACTACGACCCCAGGACTCTGCTCAAGCCGGGCCATCTGCCATCGGAAGTCCTGCGCTACGAACTGCACCGTGTCTGGGTGGTCGAGGCCACCGCGCGCGAGGGCACCCGGCACAGTTTCGGACGCCGTGTGTTCTATGTGGACGAGGACAGCTGGAACGTGGTGTTGGTCGAGAATTACGACCGCGAGGGACGGTTGTGGCGTTTCCAGGAGGGTCACCTGAACTATCACCCCGGGATTCGCGCGGCGGACTGTGCGCCGGTAGTGACCTACGACCTCAAGGACGGGCGCTATTTCGTCAACCGGCTACGAGTCGACGATCCCGAAGCGCAATTCGACGTGCCCGGTATCGGTGCCAGAGACTTTCTGCCCTCGGCCGTGCGAGGCCGCTATGTTCACTGAGTCTCAATTGCGAGCGCTTCGTAAGTGGCGTCCAACACTTTGTAAAATAAACCGTTAGTCGGCCGAACTGTGCCGGCTGTGCACGAAGTTGAGTTCAAGTGGAGTGCGTTGATTTGATTTGTCTACGGACACCATCGGGAAATATAACTTTTGGTCTATAGCTTTCGGGACCGCTAGAGGAAACCCTATGAGCCTCAGTATCTTCAAGGACATAGCGGGCAGTGTTGCGAGAAACTCTGGCAAGGAATCTCCGCCGGACGCGTATCAGCCTGGGACTCACGCAGGAAGCGTTGGCAGAGGAGTGCGGCCTTCACCAAACTTATATCAGCGATATCGAGCGCGCCCGGCGCAATGTGACGCTGGACGTGATTCAGCGGCTGTCGATCGCGCTGGACGTCAAGCCCGAGGAGCTGCTGAGCGACTAAAATTAGCCTCCACGAAACGATGCTTCAACCGAGATAGGTGGTCAACACACGCGAAAGGTCCGGAAAGATCGCGTGCATGTCCGACTCCACGCCCTTGCGCAGCTTGTTGTAGAGCGCCTGCAGCGACTTGTGATCGGTGCGGGCGACGCGCGCGTCGGCGACGCCGAGCATCGCCGGGATCGCGCGTTCGGAATGCTTCTGCAGATAGACGCTAAAATCGCCGGCGCTACTCTGGCTGAACTCCTGATACAGTGGATCGAGCGCTACCGCGAATTCCGGAATCAGCTTGCGCATGGCGTTGCGCAGGAAATTCGGCTTCGCGGAATTGGCGGTCGAAAGCGCCGCCTTGTACGCCAAGCCTTTGAGGCCGGATCGCTTCGAGACGAAACGCTCGACCAGTTGAGTGCAATCGTTGATGAGTTCTTCGCGGTGATGGTCCGCGAGCAGCAGATCCGGCAGGCTCGCCATTGGCCCTCCAGCAGGGGATTTGACGGACGTCTATGGACGGAGATGAAAAGCGTCGTAAGCCTAGCATGACGAAGCTCACCACCCGCCCGTTCGAGCGCAATTTGCGCATGGCGCGCCTGGGTTTCGGCACGGGCGCGAAAATCGCCGCGCATTCCTTCTCGAACCTGTTTCGCGATGCCGACGGGCGCGTGGACGCGGATCGAATTTTTTATGCCCGCGAAGCGCAGGTGCTGGCCGACGAACTCGGCCAGCTCAAGGGCAGCATCATGAAGGCTGGGCAGATGCTGTCGCTGTACGGACAGTATTTCCTGCCACCCGAAGCCGTGGATGTGCTGTCCAGCCTGCAGGACGACACCCCGGCAGTCGCCTGGCCAGTGGTGGCGCCCGTACTGGAGCGTGGCCTCGGCAAGCAGCGCCTCGCAGAGCTTGAGGTCGACGAGCGTCCCTTGGCCGCCGCTTCACTGGGG is a genomic window of Gammaproteobacteria bacterium containing:
- a CDS encoding DUF1329 domain-containing protein, translating into MIQLAVRPRHRVQYARFARPATLLAVALLLGTSNAFADQYRSEVRELPQTPPEIGQQDPAVLLKKTREPYPRALLLRELAAREAAAGRYRQAADYLDQALATGALSGVAAQAMREDLAGLRSASGDPDAVIGSLEPMRRSGRTMSPAQRAALGAAYARKRRYTEALPLLRSAVEAAGAAVDLSWLRALLAVHAGLGDDAAAADLALRVLRRAPQQDQSWLDAAAWQLKAKRDTRAQALLELAARQGMLSEPEQRMQLLRLTARIGAPFQAASLLRRWIEDGTVPSSAERRHLLAQLWLAAREAQLASTAIEASLQDRTDPQLLVQLAQIHMDQERYAEAERAFERAIAAGDDGADVHFSLAMARYQQADIDGALAALSSGPRGDAAQQKLSRSWSDYLQSGRAREQAMRAAVERPAQQRGAPDNLQARLGGGFEERRLDVTPTATGRSGDGLTPVGADSRGNADGTIPPWTGKTVSVSERVPEFTINAANQARYADKLAPGYRAMFEAYPDFAMPVHASQRSVVYPQAIEIASADNLERAKLVGADTLTGARLGFPFIHPQTGVEVMWNHRLRWRGNSMERRTTQVVVQANGATSSRIKQHERLLARYANLDAPSDLQQDNVLLYYLTWFTGSGDDFLALVHETANAERSPRALWVQPPGVPRLFRLPPVGYDQAFPGSEGLYFVDMLDMYNGPFDRYVWKLAGKRELYLPYNNHKLAEGDYDPRTLLKPGHLPSEVLRYELHRVWVVEATAREGTRHSFGRRVFYVDEDSWNVVLVENYDREGRLWRFQEGHLNYHPGIRAADCAPVVTYDLKDGRYFVNRLRVDDPEAQFDVPGIGARDFLPSAVRGRYVH
- a CDS encoding helix-turn-helix domain-containing protein, which codes for MLRETLARNLRRTRISLGLTQEALAEECGLHQTYISDIERARRNVTLDVIQRLSIALDVKPEELLSD